The Deltaproteobacteria bacterium region CTGCCGGGCCGGCGCGGCGCGGGTCACGATCGCGAACCGCACCCCGGCGCGCGGCGAGCGGCTCGCAGAGCGCCTCGGCCGCCTCGGCGCCGGGGTGGCCGCCGCCGTGCCGCTGGCCGCGCTCGAACGCGGTCAGGCGCTCGAGGACGCGACCCTGGTGGTGAACGCGACACCGCTCGGGCTCGCCGGCGGCGCCCCGCGCGTGCGCTACGCGGCCACCCGGCCGGGCTGCCTGTTCGTCGACCTGGTCTACGCCCCGCGCCCGACGGCCTTCCTGGCCGGCGCCGCACGCGCCGGCCGGCGGACGCTCGGCGGCGCCCACGTGCTGCTCCATCAGGGCGCGCTCGCCTTCGAGGCCTGGACGGGCTACCGCGCGCCGCGCACCGTGATGGCCCGCGCGCTGCGCGCCGCGGGGCTCACGTTGACTCTGCGGGCGCGCACCGCTAGGGTCGCGGCTCGCCGCCCTCCGATGCGATGAGCTCCCGTCTCGGAGAGGCCCTCCAGAAGCGCGGCGACGTGACCGCGGAGCAGCTCACTCACGCCACCGAGCAGCAGCGGGAGGCGGGCGGCGCGATCTCCACCCACCTCGTCCGCCTCGGCTTTCTCACCGAGGAGAAGCTCCTCTCCTACCTCGAGCGCGAGTACCGCCTGCCGGTCGTCGATCCCCTCTCGCTCGACATCCCGCGCGAGGTGCTGGCCCTCGTGCCGCAGGCCCTGGTGACGAAGCACCACCTGATCCCGACCAGCCTCGTCCGCTCGACGCTCACCCTCGCCATGGCCGACCCCTCCAACCTGACGGCCATCAACGAGGTCAAGTTCCTGACCGGCTACGACGTCAAGGTGGCGGTCGCCGCCCCCACCGTCATCCAGCACGCCATCGAGCGCTACTACG contains the following coding sequences:
- the aroE gene encoding shikimate dehydrogenase, whose protein sequence is MSRARCPEGPLRSGRACVATWNQARLFGVLGDPVDHSLSPAMHNAAFAAAGLPHVYLRYRVPATRLPAAVREAKALRMGGLNLTVPLKEAVLPLLDAVTREAERIGAVNTVLFAPGGRTVGDNTDGRGFLAALRGRVRLRGARALVIGAGGSARAVGTALCRAGAARVTIANRTPARGERLAERLGRLGAGVAAAVPLAALERGQALEDATLVVNATPLGLAGGAPRVRYAATRPGCLFVDLVYAPRPTAFLAGAARAGRRTLGGAHVLLHQGALAFEAWTGYRAPRTVMARALRAAGLTLTLRARTARVAARRPPMR